In Fibrobacter sp. UWB2, the following are encoded in one genomic region:
- a CDS encoding O-acetyl-ADP-ribose deacetylase, which translates to MIDIEIIQGDITKLKVDAIVNAANCSLLGGGGVDGAIHRAAGPELLQACIPLKGCETGQAKITPGFKLPAKFVIHTPGPVYRDGLHGEPELLESCYKNCLALAEQNGCESVVFPAISCGVYGYPWESATEIAVKTVREYPAQNVKKVIFCCFSAEMERIYQDVSQRI; encoded by the coding sequence ATGATCGATATTGAAATTATCCAGGGGGATATCACCAAGCTCAAAGTGGATGCCATTGTGAATGCGGCGAATTGTTCGCTGTTGGGTGGTGGTGGTGTTGATGGGGCGATTCACCGTGCAGCGGGACCGGAACTTTTGCAGGCATGTATTCCCCTAAAAGGTTGTGAGACGGGTCAGGCCAAAATCACTCCCGGGTTTAAGCTCCCGGCGAAGTTTGTGATCCATACCCCGGGGCCGGTTTATCGCGACGGCCTGCATGGTGAACCTGAACTTTTGGAATCGTGCTACAAGAACTGTCTCGCCCTTGCCGAACAGAACGGTTGTGAGTCTGTCGTCTTCCCCGCTATTTCATGTGGGGTCTACGGATATCCCTGGGAGTCTGCAACTGAAATTGCCGTGAAAACGGTCCGTGAATATCCCGCACAGAATGTCAAGAAGGTCATCTTCTGTTGTTTCAGTGCAGAGATGGAAAGGATCTACCAAGATGTATCGCAGCGTATTTAG
- a CDS encoding pyridoxamine 5'-phosphate oxidase family protein has protein sequence MEEVEKFIKEAGAYFLATVDGDEPKVRPFGTIEIFEGKLYIQTGKSKNVSKQIQKNGKVQLCAMNKACNKWLRLSGTLVRDDRREPKVHMLEAYPELKRMYSPDDENTEVLYFKDATATFCSFTEAPRTVKF, from the coding sequence ATGGAAGAAGTTGAAAAATTCATCAAGGAAGCTGGCGCCTATTTCCTCGCAACAGTTGACGGTGACGAACCGAAAGTGCGCCCGTTCGGGACCATCGAGATTTTCGAAGGCAAGCTCTACATCCAGACCGGCAAGTCCAAGAATGTTTCGAAGCAGATTCAGAAAAACGGCAAGGTTCAGCTTTGCGCCATGAACAAGGCTTGCAATAAGTGGCTCCGTTTGAGCGGAACGCTCGTCCGCGATGATCGTCGTGAACCGAAGGTCCACATGCTCGAAGCCTACCCTGAACTCAAGCGTATGTATTCCCCGGATGACGAAAACACCGAAGTCCTCTACTTCAAGGATGCAACCGCCACGTTCTGCAGCTTCACCGAAGCACCGCGTACTGTGAAATTCTAG
- a CDS encoding AAA family ATPase — protein MIRKVNLKCASYKQIATLETDKKINLLYGLNGSGKSTFSEFLRKIDFGDDRFAECSIETDNVQNKKKLASDEKILVYNQKWVNEAFYESPTLKGIFSLSKENTEAKKKIDSANQKKEELEKIKNERDVDKEKSKGLFDSKKLKVINSIWKIKTDYTGGERKTDQFFKGLKSDKNELFNRLFKISKPTVNPLKNIDEIKKELDILTNKNVTKISPLNLLQINGLSDIDITLLKKEITGSKNSTFSSLLDQLQNSDWVDAGLKYVENQNEPAFCPFCQKKIDKTHLLAELKSCFDKSYEQEKQKLQNIYDSYKSQIESIVSEPAFKQNDLLKELYTTYEAALEKLKTELNKNLDIIKGKLSTPSKPVILNSVDVELSGLNEIIKSANIRIEEFNAKIDQKDKTLKDLENLFWQNIRLQYDIIISNYEADKATYEKEQKDLDNKIAEITTKIKEQDSIIADQTKLVSNIDVAVTNINNRLVDLGIDSFQIVKYDNDKAEYKLTRTGEDDDNIFESLSEGEKMIISFLYFIEECRGKEDSKTTEKKKIIVIDDPISSLSHIYVFNVGSLIKTEFFGSSNIYEQIFVLTHNLYFFYELAKAPYRDMKRLKDEEQEKERKKEFNLFRIVKSANGSSLIPMKYSEIQNDYQMYWSVVNDENTQPALIANCMRNIIDYFFGFIEKNALDGVFKKKEFKDNIKYQAFYRYINRESHSDNVNIYDMKEFNYSDFQEAFHEVFTLAGYEEHYNRMKKIGTAK, from the coding sequence ATGATAAGAAAAGTAAACTTAAAGTGTGCAAGTTACAAGCAAATAGCTACATTAGAAACGGACAAAAAAATCAATTTACTATATGGTTTGAACGGAAGTGGCAAAAGTACATTTTCTGAATTTTTGCGAAAAATAGATTTTGGCGATGATAGATTTGCAGAATGTTCGATTGAAACAGATAATGTTCAAAATAAAAAGAAACTAGCTTCTGACGAGAAAATTCTTGTTTATAATCAAAAATGGGTGAACGAAGCTTTTTATGAAAGTCCCACATTAAAAGGAATCTTTTCTTTATCTAAAGAAAATACAGAGGCAAAAAAGAAAATTGATTCTGCAAATCAAAAAAAAGAAGAACTAGAAAAGATAAAAAACGAAAGAGATGTGGATAAGGAAAAATCGAAGGGATTATTTGATAGCAAGAAATTAAAGGTTATTAATTCTATTTGGAAAATAAAAACTGATTATACAGGTGGAGAGCGAAAAACTGATCAATTCTTTAAAGGTTTAAAAAGTGATAAAAACGAACTCTTTAATCGCCTTTTTAAAATTTCAAAACCTACTGTTAATCCTTTAAAAAATATTGATGAGATAAAAAAAGAGCTAGATATATTAACAAATAAAAATGTAACGAAAATAAGCCCCTTAAATCTTCTTCAAATCAATGGATTGTCGGACATTGACATTACTCTTTTGAAAAAAGAAATTACAGGTAGCAAAAATTCAACATTTTCATCTTTGCTTGATCAACTTCAAAATAGCGACTGGGTAGATGCGGGTTTAAAATATGTAGAAAATCAAAACGAGCCTGCATTTTGTCCGTTTTGTCAGAAAAAAATAGACAAAACTCATCTTTTAGCCGAACTGAAATCTTGTTTTGATAAATCGTACGAGCAAGAGAAACAGAAACTTCAAAACATATATGATAGTTATAAAAGCCAAATAGAAAGTATTGTTTCAGAACCAGCTTTTAAACAAAATGATTTACTGAAAGAACTTTATACAACTTATGAAGCTGCTTTGGAAAAGTTAAAAACCGAATTAAACAAAAATTTGGATATCATAAAAGGAAAACTTTCTACGCCAAGCAAGCCTGTCATCTTAAATTCAGTCGATGTAGAATTATCAGGTTTGAATGAGATAATAAAATCGGCAAATATCAGGATTGAAGAATTTAATGCAAAAATTGACCAAAAGGATAAAACATTAAAAGATCTGGAAAATTTGTTTTGGCAAAATATTAGATTGCAATATGACATAATCATCTCCAATTATGAAGCCGACAAAGCAACCTATGAAAAAGAGCAAAAAGATCTTGATAATAAAATTGCAGAAATTACTACAAAGATAAAGGAACAAGATAGCATTATCGCCGACCAAACAAAACTGGTTTCAAATATTGATGTAGCCGTAACGAACATAAACAATCGCCTTGTTGATCTTGGAATAGATAGTTTTCAAATAGTAAAATATGATAATGACAAGGCGGAATATAAACTCACTCGCACAGGAGAAGATGATGATAATATTTTTGAATCTTTAAGTGAAGGTGAGAAAATGATAATTAGTTTTCTCTATTTCATTGAAGAATGTAGAGGTAAAGAAGATTCTAAGACGACGGAAAAAAAGAAAATTATTGTCATTGATGACCCAATTTCGAGTTTGTCGCATATCTATGTTTTTAATGTAGGTTCTTTAATTAAAACAGAATTCTTTGGATCATCAAATATTTATGAGCAGATTTTTGTATTAACTCACAATTTGTATTTTTTCTATGAATTAGCCAAAGCTCCTTATCGTGATATGAAAAGGCTCAAAGATGAAGAACAAGAAAAAGAACGTAAAAAAGAATTCAATTTATTCCGAATTGTAAAATCTGCAAATGGTAGTTCTCTCATTCCAATGAAATATAGTGAAATTCAGAATGACTATCAAATGTATTGGTCGGTAGTAAATGATGAGAATACTCAACCAGCGTTAATTGCAAACTGTATGAGGAATATAATTGACTATTTCTTTGGATTTATAGAAAAAAATGCCTTGGATGGTGTATTCAAGAAGAAGGAGTTTAAAGATAATATAAAATATCAAGCCTTCTATAGATACATTAATCGAGAATCACATTCTGATAATGTAAATATATATGACATGAAGGAGTTTAATTATTCCGATTTTCAGGAAGCTTTTCATGAAGTATTTACATTAGCTGGTTACGAAGAACATTATAATAGAATGAAAAAAATAGGAACAGCCAAATAG
- a CDS encoding LemA family protein codes for MKKALIAVIVVVVILLIIVGKGIGTYNNIIALEEGVKTQWAQVENTYQRRFDLIPNLVSTVQGEANFEKSTLTEVMDMRSRMGGTIKLDESLMNDEAALKRFQEMQGTLSGALQRLMAVSENYPDLKSNKSFQELRVQLEGAENRIAVERKRYNETVQAYNTTIRQFPTNLVAGFAGASPKALFSADAGASTAPKVQFDIK; via the coding sequence ATGAAAAAAGCTTTAATCGCCGTCATCGTTGTCGTCGTCATCCTGCTCATCATCGTTGGGAAGGGCATCGGCACTTACAACAACATCATCGCCCTCGAAGAAGGCGTCAAGACCCAGTGGGCTCAAGTCGAAAACACCTACCAGCGCCGTTTTGACCTCATCCCGAATCTCGTCAGTACCGTGCAAGGCGAAGCCAACTTCGAAAAGAGCACCCTCACCGAAGTCATGGACATGCGTAGCCGCATGGGCGGAACCATCAAGCTCGACGAAAGCCTCATGAACGACGAAGCGGCCCTCAAGCGCTTCCAGGAAATGCAAGGCACCCTCAGCGGAGCCCTCCAGCGCCTCATGGCCGTCTCCGAAAACTACCCGGATCTCAAGAGCAACAAGAGCTTTCAGGAACTCCGCGTACAGCTCGAAGGTGCCGAAAACCGCATCGCCGTGGAACGCAAGCGCTACAACGAAACCGTGCAGGCCTACAACACCACCATTCGCCAGTTCCCGACAAACCTCGTCGCAGGTTTCGCAGGCGCCTCCCCGAAAGCCCTCTTCTCCGCTGACGCTGGAGCAAGTACAGCACCCAAAGTGCAGTTTGATATAAAATAA
- a CDS encoding bile acid:sodium symporter family protein — MRILEKISEFVGKWMAIVVLAIAALSLFVPKSTLWIELSWVNYLLMVVMFGMGLTLKLSDFALVFARPKEITIGCAAQFIVMPALAFLLSKAFGLDAALMAGVVLVGTCPGGTASNVITYLSKGDVALSVGMTSVNTLLAPILTPAITYLLLRTTVNVDVMAMFLSIVKVVIVPIALGFVINKFFGKWTARAVKVLPLVSVIAIAMIVAAVVSHNAAKIISTGAIVFAVVILHNLLGYGCGFGLGKLLHFSTSKTKALSIEIGMQNSGLATSLAGTAFSSLAMATVPGAIFSVWHNISGAILANIYRRKE; from the coding sequence ATGCGTATTCTTGAAAAGATTAGCGAATTTGTTGGCAAGTGGATGGCAATTGTCGTGCTCGCGATTGCAGCGCTCTCGCTGTTCGTCCCCAAATCAACACTCTGGATTGAACTTTCCTGGGTGAATTACCTCCTGATGGTCGTAATGTTTGGCATGGGTCTCACGCTCAAACTCAGCGACTTTGCACTCGTATTTGCGCGACCGAAAGAAATCACCATCGGCTGTGCAGCACAGTTTATCGTGATGCCCGCGCTCGCGTTTTTGCTTTCGAAAGCTTTCGGACTCGATGCCGCGCTGATGGCAGGCGTGGTTCTCGTGGGTACTTGCCCGGGCGGCACCGCGAGCAATGTCATCACTTACCTCTCGAAAGGCGATGTCGCACTTTCCGTCGGCATGACCAGCGTAAACACCTTGCTTGCCCCGATTTTGACACCGGCAATTACCTACCTGTTGCTCCGCACGACCGTGAATGTAGACGTGATGGCGATGTTCCTTTCTATCGTGAAAGTCGTGATTGTCCCGATTGCGCTCGGGTTCGTCATCAACAAGTTTTTTGGCAAGTGGACCGCTCGCGCCGTGAAAGTGCTTCCGCTCGTTTCCGTAATTGCCATCGCGATGATCGTAGCCGCCGTCGTCTCGCACAATGCCGCAAAAATCATCTCGACAGGCGCCATTGTTTTTGCCGTGGTGATTCTCCACAACCTCCTCGGTTACGGCTGCGGATTTGGACTCGGCAAGCTATTGCACTTTTCCACCTCCAAGACCAAAGCGCTCTCCATCGAAATCGGCATGCAGAATTCCGGACTTGCCACAAGCCTTGCAGGCACCGCATTTTCGTCACTTGCGATGGCGACCGTCCCCGGCGCAATTTTCTCCGTATGGCACAACATTTCCGGTGCGATACTCGCGAACATTTACCGCCGCAAGGAATAA
- a CDS encoding iron-containing alcohol dehydrogenase family protein: protein MRFYVPTDIYVEKDCVKNHAKELLAIGKRALIVTGHSSAKANGSLNDVTEVLNNGGVAYQIFDEVEENPSTDTVGKGAQIARDFGADFIIGIGGGSAIDAAKAMAILLVNPSVIADELHKTPAKPLGHAPVVAVPTTCGTGSEATPVAIITNHKINLKKSIPHRIFPVLALVDGKYLASAKKQLIVNTAVDALAHMVESILNVHSNILNRMCPEYGLKLWGECKEALIASVAANNTAANNASGNAALDVATVDASLYEKLMYTSTIAGMSIAMTSTAVPHGMSYDLTLSKGTPHGPAVGYFLAAYVEICQKKVPTDVEKILSLLGLQSVEEFAEMLRKLIGTCTVTRELRDQFAAAMKVNRSKLDLVPGGITPKEVEFIYDKSLIVE, encoded by the coding sequence ATGCGATTTTACGTACCTACGGACATTTACGTTGAAAAGGATTGCGTGAAGAACCACGCGAAAGAATTGCTCGCCATTGGGAAGCGCGCACTCATTGTGACCGGGCATAGCTCCGCCAAAGCAAACGGCTCCCTAAATGACGTGACCGAAGTTTTGAACAATGGGGGAGTCGCCTACCAGATTTTTGATGAAGTCGAAGAAAACCCGTCTACCGATACGGTAGGGAAGGGCGCACAAATTGCAAGGGATTTCGGCGCTGATTTTATCATCGGCATTGGGGGAGGTTCCGCTATCGATGCCGCCAAAGCCATGGCAATCCTCCTCGTGAATCCAAGCGTAATCGCAGATGAACTGCACAAAACACCTGCAAAACCGCTAGGCCACGCGCCCGTTGTCGCCGTACCGACCACTTGCGGAACAGGCTCCGAAGCAACGCCGGTCGCCATCATTACAAACCACAAAATCAATTTAAAGAAGAGCATCCCGCACCGAATTTTCCCCGTGCTTGCGCTCGTTGACGGAAAGTATCTCGCCTCCGCCAAAAAGCAACTGATTGTAAACACCGCTGTCGATGCGCTCGCGCACATGGTCGAAAGCATCTTGAACGTTCACTCGAACATACTCAACCGCATGTGTCCGGAATACGGCCTCAAGCTCTGGGGAGAGTGCAAGGAAGCGCTTATTGCCTCGGTCGCTGCGAACAATACCGCCGCGAATAATGCCTCGGGAAATGCCGCACTAGATGTCGCGACCGTCGATGCAAGCTTGTACGAAAAACTGATGTACACCTCCACAATCGCAGGCATGTCCATCGCCATGACAAGCACCGCCGTACCGCACGGCATGAGTTACGATCTCACGCTCAGCAAAGGCACGCCGCACGGCCCCGCCGTCGGCTACTTCCTCGCCGCCTACGTCGAAATCTGCCAAAAGAAAGTTCCAACCGATGTTGAAAAAATCCTCTCGCTTTTGGGATTGCAAAGCGTTGAAGAATTTGCAGAAATGCTCCGCAAGCTCATCGGCACATGCACCGTCACCCGCGAATTGCGTGACCAGTTCGCTGCCGCGATGAAAGTGAACCGTTCCAAACTCGACCTCGTTCCCGGCGGCATTACCCCCAAAGAAGTCGAATTCATCTACGATAAATCTCTGATTGTAGAGTAG
- a CDS encoding tetratricopeptide repeat protein yields the protein MKKSIALIFALAATLFAAPNATSKAATKTSKAEAVKKLVDQGVQFHEQGQYDEAIAKYKEAEKKDPKSALVKYEMAFTYHAKRDLDKSLTYARAATKLKTDGIEENLYSLLGTVYDDKGMPDSALAVYREAFAKVPNSFNIPYNASITYMRMNNADSAYAWIKRSINNSRVHEGSHYYMGFLASQMGKWPQFYAYTMYSTFISKKAEIIRDNLSRLYGRTKSFVFVKDKKVEMNTPKIKQTDSDSTVNNEFLLAIQTMLVTDTLGKRKLYDPDSTSAQQTEFLIHILEKTIKLVAFTDEINDPIQRFYQGLIRESLVEAFIYSLCEPIDRPTFAQWLIKNRTEQARLYQWFNKEWLML from the coding sequence ATGAAAAAATCCATTGCCCTCATTTTTGCTCTCGCCGCCACGCTTTTTGCTGCGCCAAACGCAACTTCTAAAGCAGCGACCAAGACCTCAAAAGCCGAAGCCGTCAAAAAGCTCGTCGATCAAGGCGTGCAATTCCACGAACAAGGCCAATACGATGAAGCCATCGCCAAGTACAAGGAAGCCGAGAAGAAGGATCCGAAAAGCGCACTCGTCAAATACGAGATGGCTTTCACGTACCATGCCAAGCGCGACCTGGACAAATCGCTCACTTACGCTAGAGCCGCAACAAAGCTCAAAACCGATGGCATCGAAGAAAATCTCTACAGTCTGCTCGGCACCGTTTACGATGACAAGGGCATGCCGGATTCCGCGCTCGCCGTCTACCGTGAAGCATTTGCCAAAGTGCCAAATTCGTTCAACATCCCGTACAACGCAAGCATCACGTACATGCGCATGAACAACGCAGACAGCGCCTACGCCTGGATCAAGCGTAGCATCAATAACTCGCGCGTCCATGAAGGTAGCCATTATTATATGGGATTCTTGGCAAGTCAAATGGGCAAATGGCCGCAATTCTATGCGTACACCATGTACTCCACGTTCATTAGCAAAAAAGCCGAAATCATCCGCGACAACCTTTCGAGACTTTACGGCCGTACAAAATCATTCGTTTTCGTGAAAGACAAAAAAGTCGAGATGAACACGCCCAAAATCAAGCAGACCGACAGCGATTCCACCGTCAACAACGAATTTCTGCTCGCCATCCAAACCATGCTCGTCACGGACACACTCGGCAAACGCAAGCTTTACGACCCGGATTCCACTTCCGCACAGCAAACGGAATTCCTGATCCACATCCTCGAAAAAACAATCAAACTCGTTGCCTTCACCGACGAAATCAACGACCCGATCCAAAGATTTTATCAGGGACTTATCCGCGAAAGTCTCGTGGAAGCGTTCATCTATTCCCTTTGCGAACCGATTGACCGCCCGACATTTGCGCAGTGGCTCATCAAGAACCGCACGGAACAAGCACGACTTTACCAGTGGTTCAACAAAGAATGGCTGATGCTGTAA
- a CDS encoding histidine-type phosphatase, whose amino-acid sequence MKKLDFAKGIFILATGFFLTAPVNAQVSDEELAKHPEFTSSGYLVYPEPVNIKYTKAPAGYKPFYISHYGRHGSRYHHSAEEYTYLFETLAKADSAQKLTELGKQTLAYTKVLVDKAAPRKGDLTQVGVKQHEGIANRMSKNFGDVFKDWNVGGKKVTPYVRSYASTSGRCIVSMAAFIGELRSLNPKIHSELISGKSYMKFISAFDWGKLDYSKVKTYTDESDKLWKNVNPQSFLEKLFNDYKYVANNVDTNGFYNHFFEIATSLQGMDKPLLDEIAQAAKVPADTFVNLFTTEEKIARWKAQNAWWYSLEGTSPLINRPDGLNFAKPTLQNILEEADEAIAIDTSINARAAQAPIAATLRFGHDATLLPLTALMQLPVANAKVSDLSKLHEQWNDFRIIPMAANLQIVFYKSNNKPILVKILYNEIEQTLPIECKAADKCPAAPYYRWDDVRNFYSALLKN is encoded by the coding sequence ATGAAAAAGTTGGATTTTGCCAAGGGCATTTTTATACTCGCGACGGGATTTTTCCTCACTGCACCCGTGAACGCGCAAGTTAGCGACGAAGAACTCGCAAAGCACCCCGAATTTACTTCTAGCGGCTATTTAGTGTACCCGGAACCCGTAAATATTAAATATACCAAGGCACCCGCCGGCTACAAGCCGTTCTATATCAGCCATTATGGGCGTCACGGCAGCCGCTACCACCACAGCGCCGAAGAGTACACCTACCTTTTTGAAACACTCGCCAAGGCAGATTCCGCCCAAAAACTCACCGAACTTGGCAAACAGACACTCGCCTACACAAAAGTCCTCGTAGACAAGGCAGCCCCGCGCAAAGGAGACCTCACGCAAGTGGGCGTCAAGCAGCACGAAGGGATTGCAAACCGCATGTCCAAGAATTTTGGGGACGTTTTCAAGGACTGGAACGTCGGCGGAAAAAAGGTCACGCCGTATGTCAGGTCATATGCGAGCACGAGCGGCCGCTGCATCGTGAGCATGGCCGCATTCATCGGGGAACTCCGTTCGCTGAATCCGAAAATCCATTCCGAACTCATCTCCGGCAAAAGCTATATGAAGTTCATCAGCGCCTTTGACTGGGGCAAGCTCGACTATTCCAAAGTCAAGACGTACACGGACGAAAGCGACAAGCTCTGGAAAAACGTGAATCCGCAATCGTTCCTAGAAAAGCTATTCAATGACTACAAATACGTTGCAAATAACGTAGACACCAACGGGTTCTACAACCATTTCTTTGAAATTGCGACATCGCTCCAGGGGATGGATAAACCGCTCCTCGACGAAATTGCCCAAGCCGCCAAAGTGCCCGCCGATACTTTTGTAAACTTGTTCACAACTGAAGAAAAAATTGCACGTTGGAAAGCGCAAAACGCCTGGTGGTATAGCCTCGAAGGTACAAGCCCGCTCATCAACCGCCCCGATGGCCTCAACTTTGCAAAGCCCACGCTCCAGAACATTTTGGAAGAAGCCGACGAAGCGATTGCCATTGATACATCGATAAATGCGCGCGCAGCCCAAGCGCCGATTGCAGCCACGCTCCGCTTTGGCCACGATGCCACACTCCTCCCGCTCACAGCCCTCATGCAGTTGCCCGTCGCAAACGCCAAGGTTTCGGACCTCTCCAAATTGCACGAACAGTGGAACGACTTTAGAATCATCCCAATGGCGGCAAACTTGCAGATAGTCTTCTACAAATCAAACAACAAGCCTATCCTCGTCAAGATTTTGTACAATGAAATTGAACAGACGTTACCTATCGAATGCAAGGCTGCGGACAAATGCCCCGCCGCCCCGTACTACCGCTGGGATGATGTCCGTAACTTCTATAGCGCCCTTCTCAAGAACTAA